In Musa acuminata AAA Group cultivar baxijiao chromosome BXJ2-8, Cavendish_Baxijiao_AAA, whole genome shotgun sequence, one genomic interval encodes:
- the LOC135618572 gene encoding uncharacterized protein LOC135618572, with amino-acid sequence MSWLRSAVNKAVEVGGKNNLTRTVKNYADTVVHHAGQAVAGGAKIFQDRMGIQNYRNFKQTVKRLEEAAVSYRGTERVQLLRRWLFALQETERVYGSSIDHKSLKQTPLFDESNSSHGNVSSILYVDTEVGGEPMNFRDVFLYSQALEGITLSMILEVPNDEEVSLLLEIFGHCLTGEKEIHNAIMSSIQDLAKAFSNYQEEVLVKREELLQFAQGAISGLKLNADITRLEYEVSKLREKVDGMEALQVPSGEDHVGTSEKTAFASVEALKKALTEVRICSRFEGLLLKKKKIKSGESLEIHSQKVDKLKVLADSLANSSSKAEKRILDHRHQKEEALNFRVAKANEVSEVEKELLAEIAGLEKQRDELEAQLKKVNISLAAVVGRLNKTREERDQFDEASNQIVLHLKTKENELAKSVASCKAEADIVHVWINFLEDAWQLQSSYTDLKDRQISDELEKCGNCFLKLIKHHLSACKDELKPSIARISTFVENLKRLNDGSEAMQNPDDKISKESNPRKYVEEEYLATETKIVTAFSVVDHMKELFYADMENGSRRDDPDVKELFESIEKMRLDFESIERPFLEIEVPEKMMMEDDSEKGSPVVQISSSPKFKRVDSPKSPQPVVQISSSPKSKGVYSPKSSPRTADEILDPESEIAKLEMEFGKAGRDYSTEEIGGWEFDELEQELGPNK; translated from the exons ATGTCGTGGCTGAGATCGGCCGTCAACAAGGCCGTAGAGGTCGGCGGCAAGAACAACCTCACGCGCACCGTCAAGAACTACGCCGACACCGTCGTCCACCACGCCGGCCAGGCCGTGGCCGGCGGCGCCAAGATCTTCCAAGATCGCATG GGTATTCAAAACTATAGAAATTTCAAACAAACTGTGAAAAGATTGGAAGAAGCTGCTGTATCCTACAGGGGAACAGAGAGAGTTCAGCTACTACGAAGATGGTTGTTTGCTTTGCAGGAAACTGAAAGGGTATATGGAAGTTCAATTGATCACAAATCTCTTAAACAAACCCCTTTATTTGATGAGAGCAACTCATCCCATGGAAATGTTTCCTCG ATTCTTTATGTTGATACGGAAGTGGGGGGTGAACCCATGAATTTCCGGGATGTGTTTCTTTATAGCCAAGCTCTTGAAGGGATTACATTGTCCATG ATTCTGGAGGTTCCAAATGATGAAGAAGTTTCTCTGCTCCTGGAAATATTTGG ACACTGTTTGACAGGGGAAAAGGAGATTCATAATGCTATTATGAGTAGTATACAGGACCTTGCAAAAGCATTCTCAAATTATCAGGAGGAAGTGTTG GTGAAGCGGGAGGAACTGCTTCAGTTTGCTCAAGGTGCAATTTCAGGACTAAAGTTAAATGCTGATATAACAAG GTTAGAATATGAAGTCTCAAAGCTTCGAGAAAAGGTTGATGGGATGGAAGCATTGCAGGTGCCTTCAGGTGAAGATCATGTTGGAACGTCTGAAAAGACAGCTTTTGCCTCAGTGGAG GCCCTAAAAAAAGCACTGACAGAGGTTCGGATCTGCTCTAGATTCGAAGGACTGCttttgaagaagaaaaagataaaaagtggGGAGTCATTGGAGATCCATTCTCAAAAG GTCGATAAATTAAAGGTTCTTGCAGATTCTCTTGCCAACTCTTCCTCAAAGGCAGAAAAGCGTATTCTAGATCACAG GCATCAGAAAGAAGAGGCTCTTAACTTTCGTGTAGCTAAAGCTAATGAAGTTAGTGAAGTTGAAAAG GAACTGCTCGCTGAGATTGCTGGACTGGAGAAACAAAGAGATGAACTTGAGGCTCAACTAAAGAAG GTTAATATTTCTCTGGCAGCTGTTGTTGGACGACTCAATAAAACCAGGGAAGAGAGAGACCAGTTTGACGAAGCAAGCAATCAGATTGTTTTGCACCTGAAGACAAAG GAAAATGAGCTTGCAAAATCTGTTGCTTCGTGTAAAGCAGAAGCTGATATTGTCCATGTCTGGATTAATTTCTTAGAAGATGCATGGCAGCTCCAATCTTCATACACAGACCTGAAGGACAGACAGATTAG TGATGAGTTGGAGAAATGTGGGAATTGTTTTCTGAAGTTGATCAAACATCACCTTTCTGCTTGCAAG GATGAACTTAAACCTTCTATTGCTCGTATCAGCACATTTGTGGAGAACTTGAAAAGATTAAATGATGG GTCAGAAGCGATGCAAAATCCTgatgataagatatctaaagaGTCAAACCCAAGGAAATATGTTGAAGAGGAATACTTGGCAACTGAAACAAAG ATCGTTACTGCCTTCAgcgtggttgatcatatgaaagagTTGTTTTATGCTGATATGGAAAATGGTTCCAG GAGAGATGATCCTGATGTCAAGGAATTATTTGAATCAATTGAGAAAATGAGATTGGACTTTGAATCCATTGAAAGACCTTTTCTAGAGATTGAAGTTCCAGAGAAAATGATGATGGAAGATGATTCAGAAAAGGGTTCACCTGTTGTTCAGATCTCCTCTTCACCAAAATTCAAACGTGTGGACTCACCCAAGTCACCTCAACCTGTTGTTCAGATCTCCTCTTCACCAAAATCCAAAGGTGTCTACTCACCGAAGTCATCTCCCAGGACCGCAGATGAGATATTAGATCCGGAATCAGAAATCGCAAAGTTAGAAATGGAATTTGGAAAAGCAGGCAGGGATTACTCGACCGAGGAGATCGGAGGGTGGGAGTTTGATGAACTTGAGCAGGAATTGGGGCCAAATAAATAG